The Lepidochelys kempii isolate rLepKem1 chromosome 2, rLepKem1.hap2, whole genome shotgun sequence genomic interval catcagagatgcctagttttgcagttctcaaactacaGATTTGTGTCttcagagataacatgcttgttaacagaaagaaaaaaaccaccacaccagtaaaaacaaacatacagaggtgagaaacaacagacatcagttctattgtccctctgcaaattggtgtacacagagtcaatcccttactgctctgtaaaagtgcaaagtttcaaaaagttcaatgaatagaagattgttgggggaggAACAGatgtggacaaggagaagaagtctggagataaatgtgagaagcgagggacctatgcttgttttgttaaaatactgtatgtttgctgttgaggaaaaaaatccagaatacttaacgttgttgttttagttaaataaaacaatttatacATCTGTCTGGTGAGGTTCTCCTCTTAATACATCATGGCAAGAAAAatcttccaaatattaatgattaacctgttgaattggagatatttatgaagtcattgggaagtgaactatctgcttcaattacctttggtaaattaaataactaaacaatcattcattttctgatatagctgtaaaactaatctgaaaagttttcaaataaatcactgtttaaaaatgtatagtgtgtaccttctaaaaatgaaacctacatctaactctgagttgtgaagattatgtattaaggttataccaaccaacaagaatacacttttatatagaaaaccatgattaaatcgagtcttcctgactagtgatttaaatcaaatccaccctggtctTTGGCACGTTTACGTTCTGATTTTAAAGCTATACCTTGATGGATAGCTGGAGGTTCAATGTTTGCTAAAACAGAAAGCTACTGTAGAGGTGTTGATTGTAAAGTCCCCATGATGATTTGCATGGTCTGATTCAGCTGCCTATCCACAAATGGGGTATGGCAGCTTCTTGTCCACATCAATGCACAGTACTCTGCAAATAGGTACGCCAGGGCCAAAGCCGATATTTGTAGCACCAGGGCAGCGCACTTGCAACTAAGGCCCATAGCATTAAAGAAGCTGAAGTGACCCTTGTACTCCTCCATGATCTTATGGTCagatattttcagaagtgacagcTGAGACCAAAATCTGTAGTCTCTACTTTTTTCCACCTTGACAACAGAATCACACAAAACACACTCACTGTCAAGTTTGGTGGTGAAACTGTGCATTATGAACCAAAGCCAATAGACCTCAGTGTAATTACTGACCATACACTCACCTTTCAGGACCACCCCCAGAAAACAGCCTCTAAAGCAAAGATTTGCAACAATATTATACAAAAGTTAGCAGGACCAAGCTAGGGATTAGCAAACATTATTAAACGTTAGGTTTTATTCTTACCTCCACAAATGTAAATCATTGGCTGTTGCTTTGGAGGCTGAACATCCTTTTGGGAATCCATGTTCtgtcaacaagaaaaaaaaaatccatgctcTTGATTAGAGAGTAGGGATTGGAAGACAAAGACCTCTGAAGACAGCCCTAACGGCAACCCCATCTTCAGTCAACGTGCTAGATATCCTTCTTTGGATAAAGCTTGGGGAGCATTAGTCTCTCCCACTAATGAAAGATTTTGCTGcaactataaaaaaaaatatcaaccATATATCACTTAAGTCTCAATACTACTAACCTGTCATCATTTCGGGAACGGACAGCATCACTACTTGTACATACAGGATAAACCCAGCCACATTATTCCACCCACTTAAAACACTGTCTAATCCTGCACTAACTTTGATAGATATGCTGGACCGGAATGGGCAAAttacggcccgtgggccagatccagcccctcagggctttggattcagcctgcgggattgccccctgtggtgccgcaggccctgcgctgctctcagaagtggctggcaccatgtGCCTAGGGCCCCAGGGGGACGGGAGAGAGGGCTGCgtgcgttgcccttgcctccaggcaccaccccccgcagctcccattggccagaaacagggaaccgcggccaatgggagctttgggggaggtacctggaggcgtagcaagggcagcgcacagagccctgtgcccccctcccccccccatgggccacacagggacatggtgccagctgcttcctggagtGGCGCCGTGTGGGGCCAaggcaggcatgcagggagcctgccctggagCACACCAcagccaccccggagccgctttaggtaagtggcgctgggccagagcctgaaaccctcctgcaccccaccgcccaactccctgccctaagccccctgcctgcaccttgcaccgcaactccctgccctgagccctgtcgtaccctgcaccccaaccctcttcctgGAGCCCCTTCATacatcccgcacccctcctctgccccaatcccttgccctgagcccgtttctgcacaccacaccccctcacaacccacactccctcccgcaccccaaccccctgccctggccctgcatacaatttccccacccagatgtggcccttggcccaaaaagtttgcccacccctgtgctggaCAGAAACCCGCAGGTCAGAATCAGGCAGAAAGTAGTAGTACTTTGCCTCAGAATCCTAGGGTAGCTGGATCGGACTGCCAAATCAATcatcagtgaaatagttaacaggAACTTTTAAATAATCATTAACACCTAATTGTATTGAGTCAGTTAGTTTAAACTCATTTTAGGACAAAATCTGTCCTCACAATGCCAGAATAAGATATTTTTGCACAGAGGATCTAGGCTCCATCTACTCCAGACTTTTAACAGAGTTTGTAACAATTCGTTTCACCATTGGCTCTAAACACAGTTGTGTCTATAACCATGGTTACTAGGATCTGGAAAGAGGACCAACTAAGTCGGTTACACAGGAGATCCTATCCATACAGCAAAATAATATACTTGGTAATGGCAGACAACCATGTGCCAACTGAATACACTAGCAAGTGCTGCCATTATTTACCAAACATTAACCACATTGTGTAGATACAAACAACATTTGAAGTCAGAGATTTCAGTAATTGGTTATAGACTCCGTTAAACGTTATGCCATCGCCATGCACCTTGTCAATGCGTGTTCTGTAAGCAAACCAGCCCCGCCAGTAGCTGCCCAAGGACACACGGATATGAACGCAGCCAGGCAGGGTGATAAGCTCAGACACGCGTCATGCGGGCACGACTGTGTTGTGAAGACACTTGCCGCATGGGTGAGACTCCGGCGAAAGTACTGTACCACAAATTGGCTTGACCTCTGTGCATCCTATGTGCCTTCGGTGTGGTGGCCTGTGTCTTCCCAGGGCCAGATCCGGGACCCTACACCACTTCCACcacgctcctctgcggagcgccCGCCCCGCGCAGGGCCGAGGAACCCGGCGGCTTCCCCACGTGTTCAGaacctggcctgccagcagaaCCGCGGGCCTGCCCCGCCCCTGGGGCTGCGGtctctgccccgcccccgcccccggcggCAGGAGCGCGGCACAGGGACCATCGCCGCTTTGCTGAATAAACGCGCAGACTGTGCccagagcggggcgggggcaggatgCCGCCGCTCGCCCCTTCCGCACGCACAGAGAGCCTGGGCCTAACTGCGGGAAGAAGAGACACCCTGACCGCTCCCTACCTGTCCAGAGCGGGACCCGCTCCCCACGCTCCGCTCCTCTCGGGCCCAGGCTAGGGGCGGGACAGACCCCTCAGCAGACTGCCGAGTCGCGAGGCCTCCTCGCGAAACGCGCAGACGCAGCAAGCGCGGCCAGCTCCGCCCCAAGCTGCCCTGACGTAGGGACAAGGAGGAGTCGAGCTCGGGGTGGTCCCGGGGGCGGAGCCATTGCTCCAGCTACAGCAGGGCGGTGCTAGGCCAGCCGCAGCGCCTGCGTGCTGGGGCTGTCTGTGCTGTGCCCTGCAACTTCCCGGCCCCAGTACACTCTCGCGTCTCGCCCTAGCGCCTCCTGGCCCCGGGGCTGTGACTGCTCCTGAGCAGCTCCTCTCCCGTAGGCTGTTGCCGACTCTCAATCTACAACTCCGAAACTATTATAACAATCTGCTTGAGGGGTTGTGACAGAGAATTTGGCAACGCTTCCACGGTTAAATGCAAATATAACTATGCATTAAACCAACGCTGCGATTTTAGTTATATAAAAGTAGGAAAAGCAAAGTTAAGGATTTGACAGCAACCCTCTCAACTCTCTTGTTTTATACGTATGCATTACAATAACGTTTTGTTTTATGAGCATGCTACATATGTGCACTTAAATTTATAGAAAGTTTAGAGCGTAAGAGTTAAGGAAGTTACACTGTACCTAAAAGATTCTTCGGAATATAATCAGATAAAATTTCTGAGTGGAGAGGAGAATATAGAAGAATCTGTGTGGATGAAAATCCCAAATCATAAGAATACAAATATGCGAGTGCAATTATATTACCAGTTtcctgaaccaaaaaaaaaagaatactgtGGGGTACTGCAGCCATGAatttcccaccaccaccccctagAACGGAGGGATATATCAAGAAGTCACAGAGATGGCATAGCTGTTGTCACCCCTCTCTTGCAGGAGCTCCCCAGGGCAGGGATCATTCTGGAGGATACTTCAGGGACTGATGGCAAACTGATACTTTGAGTAATATGCAATACTACGCAACAGCTCATAAGGGCTATTGCAGCAGGGATGCAAATTAAGGGCTGCCCTAACCTGTGCAAAGGGGCTAAGCCAGTCCCCAGCAATGGGGAACTCAAGCCACCATCACCCTTAGATCTCTGCATTATTGTCCACACCAGCATGGAGTGAATCTGGTTTACGGAGCACATCACacggagggaaactgaggcaaccaAAGGGGGTAtcaccatttttcattttgaaaacaggatttttttaatgaaatataaaCTTACATATAAATAACTGCATGGATTTCATAAGCAAATGCAAAGAGAACTACAAGTTACAATGAAGTTGGAATCTACTGACCTCAGTAGAATATATTTGACTGTACCTGAGTTGGTCTATGTAGCTTGTGGAACGCAAACGGGACTCAGACATGATCACGTGACTGCAGAATTTTATCTCAAGGAGGGCTGGTCTTTGCCCTAAGCtgcttttttatttcagaagccTATTACTTAAGCTCTACGCAGAAAGATCTAGGTAAATGAAAATATAGCTATATATTGTGTGGGTATTACCATATCCTCCCACATTAATTAATATAAACTTTCAAGCCAAAATACAGATATATTTTCAATGCAATAGAATGGGATTTTGTTATGAAATCAGTTTTCAACAGTTTCAGTGCATACATCAGCAGTCACAAACTAAATTGTGAAAAAAATGCTAACTGCTCTCTTATTCACAGGCTCAACACACTTTTTAGGATAAATCCTGTGTATATGATGGTCATTGTATAGGTTTAGCCATGGTACCTCAATGCCCCAAGAATTAAAATTTCCCCTACAACATAAATATTGTAAAACGTtcagtagtacttgtggcaccttagagactaaccaatttatttgagcatgagctttcgtgagttacagttagtctctaaggtgccacaagtactccttttagcgaatacagactaacacggctggtactctgaaacctgtaaaacgTTCAGTATACATTCAGCACATCCATTAGGACCAGCATTCCTGAAAGAAACTTAGTTTGGTCTTTGTTGATTAAAAGTATCAAACTTTTTGAAATGTGTGATGGTTTTATGGTTTGGATATGTTTTCCAGATACTTGTTTGATATCGCCAAAATAACCTCATATATGATTGGTAGTATATACAAAATAAACTTTTTGGAGTTAAACTAGTTAATCATTTGGATTTACTTCATGTTTTCTAAGTTTGAATTTATCTTACAAATATTGTAAAAGGGGTAGAAAATGTACTGTAAAACAGAGCTAAGAAAAAACAACTCACATGTATAATAATTTTcacattattattatatttatttttaccatAGCACCAAAATTCTCTCCCCACCAAAAATTCAAATCTTAAAATAATCAAGAATTTTTAATAGAGGAAAAAATTTTAAAGTGCACTGGTGCAGTCACACACTACTAATAATAAAAACTGGTGATTTTCCCAGCCAATCTCTGTAAGTGTCCTTAACCAGTATCAGCAGTGTCCATTCAGCCTCTTCCAGTTAGTTAACTGAGTGATTATTTCTTTTCAGTACACTTTAAGTGCATTACACTAGAGTTTTTTTacaaactcataaattgtcctccTCCAGGGTCCATTCATATTGTCAAGGTAACCTATTCATAATCCAACTGTAAAAAAAGTCACTTTAACCATATAATTTGATTGAAAATAAGGTTTAATAAATTAAGcaataaattaattatttaaCTTGTTCCCTTGAGAAAACTTGGGGTTTGAAAAAGACCTTAAGAGTTGACTTTGGTCACTAAACATGTTCCTGACAGACTCTGCCCTGACATGTGTAATTAACTGGGACCTTCCCTGTGGTGTAGTTTAAGTGCCAAAAGCATGTGCTTTGGATCTGTAGAAGAAGATGGAAGGGTTGTGTGAGGAGTAAGGTTAAAAATGCTcactgctttatttatttaaaatattcagcatacaaaagttaaaaaaaaaaaccacctgttCCATCCTTTTTTTGGAAAGCTgattatttccccccttttataaaAAGGGAAGATATAtggggtattttttgttttgaggtGATTATGTTGTTAGTCTAAATCACCCTAATATGTCATGGACACGTATACtgctatatgcagtgttgttgtagccatgctgggctctggatattagagagacaaagtgggtgagtaAAAGTTggggttcaataaaagatattacctcatccaccttgtctcacttATACTGCTGTCAGTTTTCCTTCTTTGCTGCGTTTGTATGTTGATCAGGAGAGCACAAGCCCCTAAGTCCCACCACCACCATTTATTAGACCTTCTTACATTTTTTTGACTGAAGTAAAATAGTTCCACATGGGTTTGAATGTCAGAGGTGGGTTCTCCCACAACTTCTGAACAGGCTCATCTTTAAAAAGCTAAACTCTTGCCAATGATATGATACCCCCTCAAATGATTTTTATTTAGTCAAGGGATCTTCCAAATCTTATGAAACGGATATTGCTATAGTAAACATTTCcagtctatttatttttaaaatactcaagtattttattaatttagTTTCCCCCTTCTGTCTTTTTCTATTAGCTTTACACTCTCTAATAATAACTAAAGACTATCAAAATACTGTAATAGAAAGCTATTAAAAGATTCCCTCACAGAAGGTCAAAGAATAGTACCTATCAatatgttgttttttcttttgccccAATACTTCAGTTATATTCCCCAAATGGGTCAATCTGATACATTTGCAGTTGCATTAATCTAATATAATATGTTTTAcataaaaagtgaaataaatttAAGAGTGTCCCATGCTTTGGTTTTGTAACCTTTTAAATAAGATTTCCTCAGGCTCCCAAAAGTTGTGAGGTTTTGCAGTCTGTCTCCTTATTGATATCATTCTCATCACACTGGTGTCAGAACATGTTGGTGTTTTGATTTAAAAGGTAGGAAAAATGGAAGCTGGTGTGAAAAGGGGGAGAGGGTAAGCACACTTGCCAAACGTCACGCCTGGGGATTTTGGCTTTACGATATTTCGGAGTCCTTCCCTCTTGTTGGGATGGATTTTGATGTTTCTTTCAATGAGACATTTaaatccaatattttttttttcaaatcactaATTCAGATTTGGCACTGTCCTAAAGATGGGAGAAAAATGGAGGTTGAAAGGGGAAAAGAGCCAAGTAAAGACTAAAATTTTAAAGagaaccaggggtgaaagtaagttagaagacttaccggtatgccagaatcctgagcagagggcatggcctcaaccagaaggggcagggccttaaatccccaggcccttaaGATTTAAagtgcccagggctccagctgcagtagtggtggctgggagcccggggctctTTAAATCACCCTTGAGCTACCAgttggagctccagggccctttaaatccctgctagacccccgccaccgctacccccgggcttcggcagcagggctcaggtggagatttaaagagcttggggctccggcagccgctaccaccccggccctttaaattccctCCGGAGCCCCACGGCCACTACCctagggctttggcagcagggctccagtggGATTTAAAGAGCTGGggcagtagcagtggctggagctccagggtccTTTAAATCTCCGCTGAAGCCCCGcaaccactaccccagggctttaaattgctgtctgggaaagccggtcccggtacggcacaccggctcttaccggtacgctgtacctgggcataccggcttactttcacctctgaggaGAATGTGGGTAGAATATGACCTCTAAAATGggggagaaagtaaataataCCTAATATAGAAAGAGCACAACTACAATTTACATCATATTATTTGTTATTTCACATGTCCTTGCATTATAAATGTCTTCCTTCCCATTGTAGAACTAGAGTTCAAGACAACCTGTCAAGTCTTTCAACCATTGGATGCAAGGTCCCTGTCCTGCCTTGTGGTGGATTAATTTTGAGTGTgtgtgaagtcagtggcagtggAGAAGGGATTTTTGGCAGCTCTAGAAAAGGAATGCAGGtgttttatttgctttgttttaataCATGTTAGCTGACACGTTTTAACAGTGTGCTCCTTAACATGTTAGTACCTAGGGTTTATCtgttccaggttttttttttaacttaggtTAACTGATTGTCAGCTAGCTGGAGACAGCTACCACGTTTGTATATGCTAGTCTGGATACTCCAAAAATGTTTGTTGCAGGATTATCACCTACAACTGTGTAGGCTAATTTGAGTTAATTGGCAATCATCCAACTCAAGTTAATGTTTTTAGTATAGATATAATGGTCGTGTAGACAGGGCTTAGctcctttaaaaacattttgtttggtcaTGCTGGAAGCTAGGCTCCTAAAGGTTTCACATTAGGGTGAAGCCTCCTCACCTCAGACAGGCTCTCTAGCAGCAGTACCCCCTCGGGGTGATTAGATGTgctgtgggggagaagggagagacatAGCAATAGAAAAGTGCGGGAAAgagggggggagaagcaggaaaagGCGTCTAGCCCTGGAAAGGGAGGAGGCAAAAAGCCTCCGAAggtgcagtggggaaggggagggacacAGCCCTGGAAGtattgagggtggggggaacaggggtCGGTCTCTGCAACAGAGCTCCCTCCGATGCCCCCATCACACGCACTGTATATTTTCTGGCTGACTactgggggcgggaagggggatTACAGCTGtagtctccttccctccccctttaCGGGGTTTGCTCCTGAGCCCTTCTTTGCTCTGGCCCCCAGTGCCAGGAGGCAGCACTGAGGGGGCGGAGGAAAAGCTACAGCGGTTGATAAGGGCGGGCAGTTCAAATCCAAGCGAGGGAAACCAACAGCAGCCGCATGCGAGGAACTGGTGCTGGCTAGAGGCGGCGGCTCCTCACCAGGGCAAcgcgctggggtggggggctagagACGCTCGGCGCTGCAGCGGCAAGAGGCAGGGAGCAGCGCCCCGCAGGGCAGCAGGGTCggtgcccccactgctccccgtCCGGCCTGTAGCATGTTGTTAACTTCAGTCCCCATCGCTCAGCCCCATTGACCCCCTCGGAGAAGCCCCATTATTGTGGGGCAGAGGTTTCCCTTTGCCCAGTGAATTGCCGGAGAAGGATGCGGGGGTGAAGCTCCTGCCTTCCTGGAGCCCATCATTCAAGGTGACTGAGAGTCCTACAGGTGTTATTCCTTAGGTGGTTGGTCTAGTCAATTAGCCTCGTTGCACTAACTGCGGAGGTTGCCGCTAATAAACACATAGAGTAAGTGGTTAAATGAATTGTTTTGTGACTTGAACGGATTTTGCCTCCGAGCTGCCTAATACCTTTGGAATGCATTGATTTCGTTTTGCTCCTGCCTTTGCCTTACTCGGGAACGCTGTCCCCCAGTCAAGTAACGCGGCTGGTGTCCGCATCCGAGAGCGCTTCGTCAGCCCAGGATCTCACATTGCTTCACAAAGCTGGGTAAGTAGCAAACCCATTGTGCAGGAGGGATTTAGCTACAGCATCCTCCATAGTAATTAATATGGTTGGGGTGCAACGACCCATTTTGGGTCAATTAGGTTGGGATACTTGCAGGGCTTGATGAATGTTGGAGAATCTTCAGGTAAAGTTTGTTTGCTGCAAAGACCAGACTTGATTTAAATACTGGAAAAAAACTATTCATCTCTGCACCAAGAATTCTTCTCCATCCCTTT includes:
- the POLR2K gene encoding DNA-directed RNA polymerases I, II, and III subunit RPABC4 isoform X1 — protein: MSESRLRSTSYIDQLRYSQIYSTENMDSQKDVQPPKQQPMIYICGECHTENEIKARDPIRCRECGYRIMYKKRTKRLVVFDAR